The DNA segment ATGTCGTACAGGTAGCCGAGTCGAACGCGGTCGGTGTCGAGCGGGAAGAAGACCGCGCTGATGCCCTCTTTGTCGGTCTTGCCGGTCTGATAGAACATGCGCAGGTACGAGCCGCTGTCGTACAGGGCGGAGTTCAGCGAGCCCGTGCGCGACGAGAGCGCCCCCAGATCGAAGCGCAACACGAGGGAGGCCTCGGTGGTGAGCTTGTCGATGAACGCGGGCATCTTCTTGTACATCACGAGGTGCGTGAGGTTCTCGCGGCCCGTGAAGCGCGAGTTCAGGTTGTCGAAGAAGAGGCGGTACTGGGAGCGCTCGCCGACGTTGAACGTTGGAGAGAGCGGGATGAGCTCGCCTGTCTTGTGCAGGAAGTCGTCATCGCCGAACGTCCACGTCAGACGCGTATCCATGAAGTTGCCGCTGGGGCTCACCGAGGGCGTCCCCGCCGCGCGCGCGCCCGCCGTCCCGGCGATCTCGGGGACCCGAGTCTCCGCGGGCTTGGCCTCGCCGGGCTTGGGGTCTCCCGAGGTCGCGTCCTTGGCGTCGGCGGGCTTGGGGTCTCCCGAGGTCCCGTCTTTGGCGTCTGCGGGCTTGTCTGCGGGCTTGTCTGCGGGCTTGGCGTCGCCCGCCGCTGGGTCGGCCTTCGGCTTGTCGCCGTCCGTGGCCGCGGTCGCGGTCCCCGCCGCCTGCGCGGCGGCGTCGCCGGGGGTGAGCACGAAGGCGAGGCAGGCCGGCACGAGGACGAGAGTGGAGAAGAGGCGAAGCGAGCGCATCGAGGGAGACTCCGTGAGGGACCGTGAGGTGGAGCGAGAGGTGCGGCGCGAGCCGGGGGAGGGGAGCGCGGCTTGGGCGGCGTGGCGTCCAGGGAGAGGGCGGCTCACTGGGGACTCTCCTCGGCGAACGTGCGCGGAAAGACGCACGCCTTGTCCGAGGGGAGCGGGGCCTTCGCGACGTCGACGACGATGTCGTCGCCGCAGCGAGCCTCGATGGTGAACTGCGAGCCGCCGGAGAAGTAAGTGAGCGTGCCCGTGAAGGCGCGGATCTTCTTTCCGCGGAGCTCGTCCGGGTGAAAGGCCGAGTCCGTGCTGCCGTTCGCCTGGATGTTCGCGACCCGAATGCCGTCGGTGAACACCAGCCGGAACGAGCTGCGGCCCTGGAAGTTCGAGAACTCGGTGCACTCGCTGTTCTTCGTGCACGTGTCCGAGCAGGCGCCCTCGGGATCGTCGGTCGCGAAGCTTATCTTCCCGTCCTCGTTGAGATCGCAGTTGGTGGCGTCTTCGGTGAGGAGGAATTTCGGGAGGCTCGGGTTGTCCTTGATGGCCGGGTTGGGCTTGGGGTGACCCGGGCCGAGCAGCTTCGTGATGCGCACCTCGAGGCGCCCCTCGGAGCTGGCGCGCACAAGCGAGCCGGAGAGCTTCAGCAGGTTCGCGATTTGGACCGCGCCCGTGGAGTCGACCACGTCGCCCGGCTCGAGCAGCCTCGGCTCGGGGACGCCGCAGGGCCGCAGCTTGGGGTTCCACTCCTCCAGCGTCCACGTGGGGAAGCTCACCTGCGTGAACCCGAAGAACTCGGTCGCGGTGCCGCCGTGTGACCGAATGCGGTCGCACACGCGCATGCGTGGCGGGGGGTTGAAGTTGAACGAGAACACGCTGTTGAAGCCGCGGCCGTCGCTCACGTCGCTCGTGTAGAAGCCGTTGGCCGCGATGCGGGTGACCACGGTGTCGAAGTCGAACACCTGGGTGCCGTCCGGCCGCTCGTGGAAGCCGGTGTCGAGTCGGATGGGCTGCTTCGGGTAGGCGGTCGTCCCACCACCCGTGTTGACGCCGCGCACGTCCGCGATACGGGGCAGTGCGAAATAGAGTGTGGGGCTCGCGCCCTCGGCGTAGGTGCCCGACTCCTCGGTGTCGTCGTTCGCGAACGCGCAGCCCGGATCGGCGGGGAAGTCGATGAGCCCATCGCCGTCGTTGTCGAGGCCGTCGGCGCACTTGGGCGGCGGGTCGCGCACTGGATCGGCCGGCTCGTAGCCCGCGTCTTGGGCGAGGATGTACGACTCGCCGTACGCGTTCTCGAGGAGGACGGTGATGTTCGACGCCACGCCGTTCTCGAGCTTCACGCTCCGCCCGCTCACGCCCGCGCCCGAGAGCGACTGCACGTTGCCGGGCTTCGCGTTGAGGCGCATCCAGCCGTTGAAGCTCGTGTCGACCGCCCCGTCGGCGCGCAGCGCGGCGACGTTCACCACGAAGGGCACCGGGCCGTCGAAGCTGAGCGGGAGTGGCTTGAAGCGCTCTCCGGCGTTCGTCGACGGGGCCAGCTCCACCTTGACGCGTGCTTTTGTGTTCAGCGTGCCAAAGCCGGAGGAACAGTCGATCGCGCCGAGCGCGAGGCACGCGATCGCGCCCAGGCTCGCGAGCGAGGGGCGAGGCGAGCGGAGAGGCGCGGCCGCCGCGCGCGGGAGTCGAGCGAGTCGAGCGAGTCGAGCGAGTCGAGCGTTGAGTCTCATCGTCCGATCATCTCCACGCGACCGTCGGAGTAGCTCCCGAGCTTCGCGTCAACACACGACAAGATCTTGCACTCCTCGCCCGCGAGGGCGCACGCGTTGAGCTTGGTCCTGCACTGCTCGCGGTCCTGGGCCCGCGCGTCCGCGCAGGAGCGCTGGTGAAACTCCGCGACGCGGCTGCGGCAGTCGTTTCGCACGCACCGGCCCGCCCCGGAGATGCACGAGGCGCCCTTGCGCGAGCGGCAGAAGGCGTCCGCGTCCGAGCTGCCGGTCTCTTCCGCCGTGGCGGGGCAGGCGCACACGAAGTTGGGCTCGCACTCCGCGTCGGTGGCGCAGACCTGGAGGCCGTCGCCGCCGTTCGACGCCTTCCAGCCGCACGGCTTGCCGCCGCGTAGGAAGTCGGTGAGGGCGTCACGCTGTTGGATCTTGGTGTCGATCTGCGTCGTGTTGCGCTGCAGCACGCGGAAGCCCGAGCCGCCCTGGGCGAGGTAGGTGCTCGTGGCGAGCTCGTAGCGGTTGGTGGGCGTGATGCGGGCGAGGCACAGGCCCTCGGCGCCGCCACCGCTCCGGTCGCACTGGCCCGGGTGGACCACGCCGTCGGCCGCCTTGCACTCGTCGTCGGTTCGGCAGCGCTTGTAGGAGTTTCCGTCGCGGATGTGACCGATGTAGATCTCCTGGGCGCACGCGCCCACGACGCACTTCTTCTGCGTCAGGTCGCACTCGCCGCGCACCGAGAGGCAGTCGTCGTCGTTCGCGCAGGTCACCGAGGTCGCGGTCTGGCACCCGGCGCAGTTCAGGCGAATGCGCGCGCCCGCGATTTGGGCCTGGGTCGAGCAACCACGCGAGGCGGCGCGACGCGCGGTGAAGTCGAACATCTCTTGGACCTCGATGCCCGAGAGCTGCATCTTCGAGATCGAGTTGTCGAACGGAAACACGTTGTACATCTGCTCGATCGTGATGGGACCGGGCGTGATGTCGGCGCGAACGCCGGTGGTGTTGGTGAGCGCGAAGTCGGTTTGCACGCCCAGCCGGAGCCACATGCCCGTCGCGACGAGGTTGCCGAGCGGCGCGTCGCCGCCGTTGCCTGAGACTCTGCGCGAGCCCTCGGGGCTGTAGCCGACGAGGATGTCGAGATCTGCGGCCGTGTCGAGCCCGCGACGGTAGGGCTGGAGCATGTCGGCGACGATGGGGTCGTCGGGGACCGAGTCGTCGATCGGGAACGCCTGGTAGCGGTTCGACAGGAGCTCGTACCCGTTGACCTTGTCGTAGTCGTCGGGGTTGCCCGTGGGGCTCACCGCCGCGGGGTCGTTCGAGAGGACGAGGTCGAGGCGACCCACGTACTTCGCGAACGCGCCCGAGTGCGCGATGATCACGCGCCGCGGGCGGCAGACGCGCTTGGTCTGGTAGGGGTGGAAGTCAGGGTCGTAGTCGCCGAGCGGGCCCTTCAGCGCGGGATCGGCGTCGTCTTTCGGGGGGTTGCCCGGCGACGGATCTTGCTTCGGGTCGGGCGTCCACACGAAGCCTGGCTGCGTGGGATCGGAGGAGCAGTCGGAAATCTGCTGAGGCGGGTTGATGACGACGTGGTTGTGCCCGCCGAGCACCACGTCGATGCCCGTCGTGTTACGCACCATGCGCTGGTCGACGTCGAGCCCGAGGTGCGTGAGCATGACGATCACGTCGACGCTCGGGCGGAGGAGGTCGACGTAGAACTGCGCCACCTCCGCGGTGTTGAGCGGGGTGATGCCGAGGCGGTTCGGCTGGTCGAACACCGACGAGAGGCTCGACAGGTTCGCCATGCCGATGACGGCGATCTTGAGGCCGCCCTGGTTGAAAATGCTGAACGGGCGGGTGACCGAGCCCATGAACCCGCTGTTCGGCGTCTCGGGCGTCTCGAACTTGTAGTTCGCCGCGAGCACGCTGAACGTGGACCACGCCTGGAACTGCCTCGCCGCGTTGAGGGCGCCGAGGTCGAACTCGTGGTTTCCGACGACCGCCGCGTCGATGCCCATGGCGGAGAGCGATCGGACCTCTGGCTCACCCGAGTAAAAGTTGAAGATCGGCGCGCCCTGGAAGCAGTCGCCCGAGTCGAGGTGGAGCACGCGCTCGCTCCGTGCGCGCTCTCGCCCGATGACGTAGGCGAGGCGCCCCACGCCGCCGACGTTGGCGACCGATCCGAGCGTGCCGAGGCCGAGGTCCGCGTCGATTTGGGTGATGACCTGCTCGAAGGGGAGCAGCCGCGAGTGGATGTCGGACGTGTGGATCAACGTGAGGTTGACCTGGCAGCTCTTGCTCTCGCCCGGTCCACAGGGGCTCGACTGTGTGGGACCGTCGCCACCACATCCAGGCGAGCCCGCCAGGGCCGCGGTGAGACCCGCGGCGACGACGACCTGGGGGAACGCGCGACGAGGAGCGAGCGACGAGAGGAAGCGACGGATGCGGCCCATGCGTGCTCGCACACTAGAAAAGAAAAGCGAATTTCGCACGAAAG comes from the Myxococcales bacterium genome and includes:
- a CDS encoding 5'-nucleotidase C-terminal domain-containing protein, coding for MGRIRRFLSSLAPRRAFPQVVVAAGLTAALAGSPGCGGDGPTQSSPCGPGESKSCQVNLTLIHTSDIHSRLLPFEQVITQIDADLGLGTLGSVANVGGVGRLAYVIGRERARSERVLHLDSGDCFQGAPIFNFYSGEPEVRSLSAMGIDAAVVGNHEFDLGALNAARQFQAWSTFSVLAANYKFETPETPNSGFMGSVTRPFSIFNQGGLKIAVIGMANLSSLSSVFDQPNRLGITPLNTAEVAQFYVDLLRPSVDVIVMLTHLGLDVDQRMVRNTTGIDVVLGGHNHVVINPPQQISDCSSDPTQPGFVWTPDPKQDPSPGNPPKDDADPALKGPLGDYDPDFHPYQTKRVCRPRRVIIAHSGAFAKYVGRLDLVLSNDPAAVSPTGNPDDYDKVNGYELLSNRYQAFPIDDSVPDDPIVADMLQPYRRGLDTAADLDILVGYSPEGSRRVSGNGGDAPLGNLVATGMWLRLGVQTDFALTNTTGVRADITPGPITIEQMYNVFPFDNSISKMQLSGIEVQEMFDFTARRAASRGCSTQAQIAGARIRLNCAGCQTATSVTCANDDDCLSVRGECDLTQKKCVVGACAQEIYIGHIRDGNSYKRCRTDDECKAADGVVHPGQCDRSGGGAEGLCLARITPTNRYELATSTYLAQGGSGFRVLQRNTTQIDTKIQQRDALTDFLRGGKPCGWKASNGGDGLQVCATDAECEPNFVCACPATAEETGSSDADAFCRSRKGASCISGAGRCVRNDCRSRVAEFHQRSCADARAQDREQCRTKLNACALAGEECKILSCVDAKLGSYSDGRVEMIGR